The following is a genomic window from Geminicoccus roseus DSM 18922.
GGGATCGGATCAGGCTTCGGATCCGGGATCGGATCGGGCTTGGGATCCGGGATCGGGTCGGGCTTCGGATCCGGGATCGGGTCGGGCTTCGGATCCGGGATCGGATCGGGCTTGGGATCCGGGATCGGGTCGGGCTTCGGGTCCGGGATCGGGTCGGGCTTCGGATCCGGGATCGGGTCGGGCTTCGGGTCCGGGGTCGGATCGGGCTTGGGATCCGGGGTTGGATCGGGCTTGGGATCCGGGGTTGGATCGGGCTTGGGATCCGGGGTCGGATCGGGAAGTGGCGTAGATGTCTGAGGAGGTGAAATTATGACTATCCTGGGCTCAGCAGAACTAGCCCCCACTCCTCCGCTACTTTTACCACTATTATTGTTTAACTCAAGATCTCTCGAAATATTTAAGGACATATTCCCGGGTTCCATCGTGCGTTCCTACCAGATTATTATATTTGTTTCGCTGAATGGCATATTATTGTTTTGGCACAACCCCTAGGTTGCGGCTCTTAGTTAATGTTGCCCGGAAATGTATTTTTGTCAATGAATCGACTTTAAAAATATAATACAAGTAAATTCTAACAAAAAATTGATACTTATTCCTAATTGTAAAGTTATGAGAATTCATCTATCAAATTTAACTAGACAAAAAATCTTAAAATCATAAATGAATAAATAAAAAGCTATGTCCAAATGTGACTCGCATTGATTGTTGATCAACAAATTTGTATTTTGAATTGTGGAAAATATCGAATTCCATCATACCATTTATGGCTGGAGCTGTATCAGCTAAATCGCAAGCGCCACAGCGCCGACAGTAGTAGTATCACAACAAAGGGCGGGTGATACATCGCATCACCCGCCCGAAAATTTTTAACGACGACGATTCAGCTTACCGCGACCTGGACCCCTCCCCCGAATTCCAGGACCTCAACGTTGCGCACCACGTCGTTGCCGTAGATCTGGCCGGCCCCGGTGTGGGCAACCAGCGTGCTGCCATCGGCCTGTGTGGTGACGGTGTAATCAGACTGGGCGCCGTTGAAGAAGGCGATGTCGCGCCCTTCCCCACCGTTGATCTGGTCGTCGCCATGGCCGCCGCGCAACTCGTCGTCGCCGGCACCCCCTTCCAGGATGTCGTCGCCGAAGCTGCCGAACAACTGGTCGGCACCGTCGCCACCGCGCAGCGTGTCGTTGCCGGTGCCGCCCCGGACGCTGTCGTCGCCGGTGCCACCTTCGACGATGTCGTCGCCGGTGCCGCCATCGACGTCGTCGTTGCCAGCCCCGCCGCGCACCGTGTCGTTGCCGAGGCCGCCGCGGACGAGATCGTCGTTACCTTCGCCGTCCAGCACGTCGTCGCCGATCCCGCCGAACAGCAGGTCGAGGCCGCCGCCGCCGAGCAACTGGTCGTCGCCCGAGCCGCCTTTCAGGAAGTCGTCGCCGGTGCCGCCGGACAGCGTGTCGTTCTCGACCGCACCGTCGAGCACGTCGTTGCCGCTGCCTCCTTCCAGCGTGTCCTCGCCGACGCCGCCGACCAGGAAGTCCTCGCCGACGCCGCCGATCAGGCGGTCGTCGCCGTCACGGCCGAAGATGATGTCGTCACCGGCCAGGCCGTCGATCGTGTCGTTGCCGGTCGTGCCCAGCAGGATGTTGTTGCCTGCGTCGGCCCCGGACGAGGGGGGCGGCGGGGGTGGTGGCGGAGAGGGCGGCTCCGGCGGGGGTGGAGGTGGTGGTGGTGAGACCACCGGTGGAGGCGGCGGTGGGGGTGGTGGTGGCGGCGGTGGAGAGACCACCGGCGGGGGTGGTGGCGGCGGCGGAGAGGGCGGCTCCGGCGGGGGTGGTGGTGGAGAGACCACCGGCGGGGGTGGCGGCGGCGGAGAGGGCGGCTCCGGCGGGGGTGGGGGTGGAGAGACCACCGGCGGTGGCGGCGGCAGGATTACCGGCGGATCCGGCGGCCCTATCGGCGGGACCACCACCGGTGGAGGCGGTGGCGGCAGAGGCGGCGGCGGTGGCAGAAGCACTGGCGGTTCCGGCACGCCTGGCGGCTGTGCCACAACGGGTTCAGCTGCCGTCGCAGCTTGTACCGGAACCATGCTCGTACCCGACAGATCAGCCATGATCTCGCTTCCCATCAACTTTGTCGTTCTTGCTGGGATGTTCGAGAACAGCGGCTCGCACACCGCCGGATCAAATACACACTGGTATATGCGCCTCTGGTTTCTTCATTCAGTCGAAAAATTTCCCAGCCACTCGGCAATCTAGCTTGTGATGGCGTCGCGTGTAAATGCATCGCTCCATGCGCGGCCCGGCCTGGCCGGCCGGTCTCCGGTGATCGGCGCGTCCCGGACCCGGCCGGGGACGCGCCGTGGCTCCGTCAGCCCTTCAGGAGGCCGCGCCCGGCCAGGTTGCGCATCAGGGCGCCCGCACCGAACTCCCAGGCCGGCACCTTGTCGGTGTGCTGGACCACGTTGACCAGCTTGCCCAGCTTCCCGGTCCAGATGCTCACCGTGTCGCCCACCACGTGGGTGAAGCCCTGGCCCGGGCCGTGGCGGTCCTGGATCGGGGCGAACATGGTGCCCAGGAACAGGACGAAGCCGTCCGGGTACTGGTGGTGCGGGCCGAAGGTCTGGGCGGCGAGGTCGGCCGGGTCGCGGCTGATCGCCGACATGTTGGAGCGGCCTTCCATGCGGAAGCCGTCGCTGCCCTCGACCAGCATGTCGAGCTCGGCGTTGCGCACGTCGTCCAGGCCGAAGGTCTGGTCGAACAGGCGGATGAACGGCCCGACCGCGCCGGATGCGTTGTTGTCCTTGGCCTTGCCCAGGAGCAGCGCGCTGCGGCCCTCGACATCGCGCAGGTTCACGTCGTTGCCGAGCGTGGCGCCGACGATCCGTCCCTGGTTGGAGACCACCAGGACGATCTCGGGCTCCGGGTTGTTCCAGGTCGAGACCGGGTGGATGCCGATCAGCGAGCCGGTGCCCACCGCCGACATCGGCTGGCCCTTGGTGAACACCTCGGCGTCCTTGCCGATGCCGACCTCCAGGTACTGCGACCACGCGCCCTGGCGGATCAGGTGCTCCTTCAGCTCCATCGCCTTATCCGAGCCCGGCACGATCGCGCGCAGGTCGTCGCCGACGATCGCGGTGATCTTCTCGCGGACCGTTTCCGCCTTGGCGGCGTCGCCGCGCGCCTGCTCCTCGATCACCCGCTCCAGCATCGAGCGCACGAAGGTGACGCCGCAGGCCTTGACCGCCTGCAGGTCGCAGGGCGCCAGCAGATGCGGGGTCGAGGGGTCGCGGCGGTCGTGGGCGCTGTTGGCGAGGATCGGGGAGAGGTCGCCGATCTTGGGCGCGCTCGGGTCGCGGGCGATCGCCACCGGGTCGGCGGCGCTGGTGAGCTCGCTCATGGTCGGCACGATGCCGGTGAGATCGAAGACCCCGCCGTCGCGGATCGCGACGACGCAGGGACCGGCGCTCGTCTGCACGCGGCCGACCAGGGTGCCGGCGGTGCCGTCCTTGGGAAGCGTGTCGTCGATGGTCAGGCTGGCATGCACGGGAGGAGCCTCGCTGATGTCGTTGGAACGGGACAGGATGGAGGGGATGCGCCGGCGGGTCAGAGGGCGCGGGCGCGCTCGCGCAGGACGTTCTTCTGCACCTTGCCGGTGGAGGTCTTGGGCAGCGGCCCGAACAGGATGGTCTTGGGCAGCTTGTAGCCGGCGATCTCGCCCCGGCAGTGCTGGATCAGCTCGGCCTCGGTCACGCTCGCGCCCTCGCGCAGGGTGACGAAGGCGCAGGGGGTCTCGCCCCATTTCTCGTCGGGCTTGGCCACCACCGCCGCGTCGATCACGTCGGGATGCCGGTAGAGCGCGCCCTCGACCTCGATCGAGCTGATGTTCTCGCCACCGGAGATGATGATGTCCTTGGAGCGGTCCTTGATCTCCAGGTAGCCGTCCGGGTGCATCACCGCGAGGTCGCCGGAATGGAACCAGCCGTCGGCGAAGGCCGCATGGGTGGCGGTCGGGTTCTTCAGGTAGCCCTTCATGACCACGTGGCCGCGGAACATGATCTCGCCGAGCGTGGTGGCGTCCCTGGGCACCGGCAGCATGGTCTCCGGGTCCAGCACGTCCAGCCCCTCCAGCACGGGATAGCGCACGCCCTGGCGGGCCAGCTTCTCCGAGCGGGCCTTGCTGTCCAGCTGCCCCCACGCCTCCTGGAAGGCGCATACCACCGCCGGCCCGTAGACCTCGGTGAGCCCGTACACATGGGTCACCTCGATGCCGAGCCGGTCCATCTTCTCCAGCACCGCCGCCGGCGGTGCCGAGGCCGCGGTCATCATCTTGACCTTCTGGGAGAACGGCCGGCGCACCTGGTCCGGCGCGTTCACCACCATGCTCATCACGATCGGCGCGCCGCACATATGGGTGACGCCGTGCTCGGCCAGCGCCTGGTAGATCGTCTCGGAGCTGACCTTGCGCAGGCAGACATTGACCCCGGCCTGCAGCACCGTGGTCCAGGGGAAGCACCAGCCGTTGCAGTGGAACATCGGCAGGGTCCACAGATAGACCGGGTGCTGCGGCATCGACCAGACCAGCACGTTGCCCATGGCGTTCAGGTGGGCGCCGCGATGGTGGTAGACGACGCCCTTGGGATCGCCGGTGGTGCCCGAGGTGTAGTTCAGGCCGATCGCCTGCCATTCGTCGGCCGGCAGGATCGGGGCGGCCTTGGGATCGCCGCTCGCCAGCAGTTCCTCGTAGTCCAGCTGCCCCAGCCGCTCATGGGGCCCGTCGAACTCGGGGTCGCACACGTCGATGATCACCGGCGGGTTCGCCACGCCTTGCAGCGCCTGACGGACGATCGGCGCGAACTCGCTGTCCAGGATCAGCGCCCTGGCCTCGCCGTGCTGGAGGATGAAGGCGATCGTGGCCGGGTCGGAGCGGGTGTTGAGCGCGTTGAGGACAGCACCCGCCATCGGCACGCCGTAATGGCATTCCAGCATCGCCGGGATGTTCGGCAGCATCGCGGCCACGGTGTCGCCCGGCCGGATGCCCAGCTTTTCCAGCGCCGAGCCCAGGCGCCGGCAGCGCTCGTTCAGCTCCCGGTAGGTGCGGCGCAGCCCGCCATGCACCACCGCGAGCCGCTCGGGGAAGATGCCGGCGGTCCGCTCCAGGAAGGTGATCGGGGTCAGCGGCGCGAAGTTCGCGTCGTTGCGGTCCAGGCCGACCGCCAGAGCCCCCTCGTCCGGATGGCCCGCATACCGCACCTGCTCCGTCATCGCTGCACCTCCTCCCGCGTTCCGCGAGGTCCGTGCACAGTCCCGACGCCACGTCAAGCAAAGGCCCGGCAGATAGCCCGATCCTCAGCCCGTCGCCGGACGACGCCGCCCGGTCAGTGCACGCAGCCGCCGGCCCCGCAGCCGCAGCCGCCACCGGCACTGGCGGAGCTGGCCCGGTCGCCGACGTCGCAGGCGAAGGCCGGCCGCCCGGCCTGCGCCCCCTTGCCCAGCATCGGCCGGGCCATGGCGCGCGGCGCCGGCGTCGCGCAGCTCGGGCAGGCACGCGGCCGGTCGCTCTCGCTCATCGAGGACCAGTCCTTGAACACGCCGTGCAGGGGGCAATCGTAGGTATAGAGGGGCATGACCGGATCGACGCATTTGGAGGAAAGG
Proteins encoded in this region:
- a CDS encoding calcium-binding protein, whose protein sequence is MVSPPPPPPPPEPPSPPPPPPPPSSGADAGNNILLGTTGNDTIDGLAGDDIIFGRDGDDRLIGGVGEDFLVGGVGEDTLEGGSGNDVLDGAVENDTLSGGTGDDFLKGGSGDDQLLGGGGLDLLFGGIGDDVLDGEGNDDLVRGGLGNDTVRGGAGNDDVDGGTGDDIVEGGTGDDSVRGGTGNDTLRGGDGADQLFGSFGDDILEGGAGDDELRGGHGDDQINGGEGRDIAFFNGAQSDYTVTTQADGSTLVAHTGAGQIYGNDVVRNVEVLEFGGGVQVAVS
- a CDS encoding fumarylacetoacetate hydrolase family protein, yielding MHASLTIDDTLPKDGTAGTLVGRVQTSAGPCVVAIRDGGVFDLTGIVPTMSELTSAADPVAIARDPSAPKIGDLSPILANSAHDRRDPSTPHLLAPCDLQAVKACGVTFVRSMLERVIEEQARGDAAKAETVREKITAIVGDDLRAIVPGSDKAMELKEHLIRQGAWSQYLEVGIGKDAEVFTKGQPMSAVGTGSLIGIHPVSTWNNPEPEIVLVVSNQGRIVGATLGNDVNLRDVEGRSALLLGKAKDNNASGAVGPFIRLFDQTFGLDDVRNAELDMLVEGSDGFRMEGRSNMSAISRDPADLAAQTFGPHHQYPDGFVLFLGTMFAPIQDRHGPGQGFTHVVGDTVSIWTGKLGKLVNVVQHTDKVPAWEFGAGALMRNLAGRGLLKG
- a CDS encoding acyl-CoA synthetase; the protein is MTEQVRYAGHPDEGALAVGLDRNDANFAPLTPITFLERTAGIFPERLAVVHGGLRRTYRELNERCRRLGSALEKLGIRPGDTVAAMLPNIPAMLECHYGVPMAGAVLNALNTRSDPATIAFILQHGEARALILDSEFAPIVRQALQGVANPPVIIDVCDPEFDGPHERLGQLDYEELLASGDPKAAPILPADEWQAIGLNYTSGTTGDPKGVVYHHRGAHLNAMGNVLVWSMPQHPVYLWTLPMFHCNGWCFPWTTVLQAGVNVCLRKVSSETIYQALAEHGVTHMCGAPIVMSMVVNAPDQVRRPFSQKVKMMTAASAPPAAVLEKMDRLGIEVTHVYGLTEVYGPAVVCAFQEAWGQLDSKARSEKLARQGVRYPVLEGLDVLDPETMLPVPRDATTLGEIMFRGHVVMKGYLKNPTATHAAFADGWFHSGDLAVMHPDGYLEIKDRSKDIIISGGENISSIEVEGALYRHPDVIDAAVVAKPDEKWGETPCAFVTLREGASVTEAELIQHCRGEIAGYKLPKTILFGPLPKTSTGKVQKNVLRERARAL
- a CDS encoding zinc ribbon domain-containing protein gives rise to the protein MPLYTYDCPLHGVFKDWSSMSESDRPRACPSCATPAPRAMARPMLGKGAQAGRPAFACDVGDRASSASAGGGCGCGAGGCVH